Proteins encoded together in one Mycobacterium sp. MS1601 window:
- a CDS encoding glycosyltransferase: protein MRIAHIGPAALPVGYAFGAAVERRMIDLAVAQQERGDDVLVISAALRTAEPRPPGPARELRVIDIACRLEQPLGDMELALRARAPLFVFDADVIHVHNSFTAAVCLAGVGGAKVLSFDHFMFRGSERPLVKAVYRRALRSFDLLMPTSEFSARAAAEYWSMPLTHYRVLHSGVNVERFYCDDTGGRRTPDGQLVIGYLGPLDDQAEAEILRGALQLVKTMHPQATLVVADPTVGVDVWDMVRSFDVCVIANRQEREIAAAQLLSAGTSVVCCDRGSLRGGSPGDAAALAEELIALCDERSCLARVAAAPAEARPFTWDAVAEQADGFYRELLS, encoded by the coding sequence GTGAGAATCGCGCACATCGGTCCTGCCGCACTGCCGGTCGGTTACGCATTCGGCGCAGCGGTCGAGCGGCGCATGATCGACCTCGCGGTGGCACAACAGGAGCGCGGCGATGACGTTCTGGTCATCTCGGCCGCGTTGCGAACTGCAGAGCCCCGCCCACCCGGACCGGCGCGCGAACTGCGGGTCATCGATATCGCGTGCCGGCTGGAACAACCGCTGGGTGACATGGAGCTGGCGCTGCGTGCGCGTGCCCCGCTCTTCGTGTTCGACGCCGACGTCATCCACGTCCACAACAGCTTCACCGCCGCCGTGTGTCTGGCCGGGGTTGGCGGCGCGAAGGTACTCAGCTTCGACCACTTCATGTTTCGCGGCTCCGAGCGACCGCTGGTGAAGGCCGTGTACCGGCGGGCGCTGAGATCGTTCGACTTGCTGATGCCGACTTCGGAGTTCAGTGCACGTGCCGCCGCCGAGTACTGGTCGATGCCCCTGACGCACTATCGGGTGCTTCACAGCGGTGTGAACGTCGAGCGGTTCTACTGCGACGACACCGGGGGCCGCCGCACTCCCGACGGGCAGCTGGTGATCGGCTACCTTGGGCCTCTGGATGATCAAGCTGAGGCCGAAATCCTGCGCGGAGCATTGCAATTGGTCAAAACAATGCATCCGCAAGCAACTCTTGTGGTGGCGGACCCGACAGTGGGAGTGGACGTCTGGGACATGGTGCGGTCCTTCGACGTCTGCGTCATTGCGAACCGTCAGGAACGTGAAATTGCTGCTGCGCAGTTACTTTCGGCGGGCACGTCAGTGGTGTGCTGTGACCGTGGAAGCCTGCGTGGTGGATCACCCGGTGATGCGGCAGCGTTGGCCGAGGAACTCATCGCGCTGTGTGATGAGCGTTCTTGCCTGGCCAGAGTGGCGGCCGCTCCTGCGGAGGCCAGGCCCTTCACCTGGGACGCGGTTGCCGAGCAGGCAGACGGGTTCTACCGCGAGTTGCTCAGCTGA
- a CDS encoding LuxR C-terminal-related transcriptional regulator: MARNQYALSSDLYEARGVPRPRPALAPTWAPAAQESAEHLSNLRTLLIDDSTLHRENLAAVLTAGGFAMPALAWDFDSMQQALREMVPEIVLVNMATRDNMTLLRSVREKCPHAKIVVVGVAVEDESVIVSCAEAGVAGYHLRTDSLDDLVSLIGAVSNGEPCCPPKVSAILLKRLSALAAQREPAAKELVLTAREVEILRMLELGLSNREIAGQLCIALHTVKNHVHSLLGKLGVSTRMEAAALSRSSRLASSEI, from the coding sequence ATGGCTCGGAACCAATATGCACTTTCATCCGACCTCTATGAGGCCCGTGGTGTCCCAAGGCCACGGCCCGCGCTGGCGCCGACCTGGGCGCCCGCGGCGCAGGAGTCGGCAGAACATCTGTCGAACCTGAGGACGCTGCTGATCGACGACAGCACACTCCATCGTGAGAACCTGGCGGCGGTCCTGACTGCCGGAGGCTTCGCGATGCCCGCGCTTGCGTGGGATTTCGATTCGATGCAGCAGGCGCTGCGCGAGATGGTCCCGGAGATAGTTCTGGTGAACATGGCCACCCGCGACAACATGACGTTGCTGCGTTCGGTCCGCGAGAAGTGTCCGCACGCCAAGATCGTCGTCGTCGGCGTGGCCGTGGAGGACGAGTCGGTGATCGTGTCGTGTGCTGAGGCAGGTGTGGCCGGATATCATCTGCGTACCGATTCACTCGATGATCTGGTGTCTCTGATCGGCGCCGTCAGCAATGGTGAACCCTGTTGTCCACCAAAGGTTTCAGCGATTCTCCTGAAGCGGCTCTCGGCGCTGGCGGCGCAGCGTGAACCCGCGGCCAAGGAGCTCGTCCTGACCGCGCGCGAGGTCGAGATCCTGCGCATGCTCGAACTCGGTCTGTCCAACCGTGAAATCGCCGGCCAGCTGTGTATCGCTCTTCACACGGTGAAGAACCACGTGCACAGCTTGTTGGGGAAACTGGGCGTCAGCACCAGGATGGAGGCCGCGGCATTGTCGCGGTCATCGCGGTTGGCGAGTTCGGAGATCTAG
- a CDS encoding lipid-transfer protein yields the protein MSLSGKSAIVGIGATDFSKNSGRSELRLAAEAVLDALDDAGLKPSDVDGLVTFTMDSNLETAVARATGIGELTFFSQIGYGGGAAAATVQQAALAVATGVAEVVVAYRAFNERSEFRFGQVMTGLTVNADSRGVEYSWSYPHGLSTPAASVAMIAQRYMHEYGATSADFGAVSVADRKHAANNPKAHFYGKPITIADHQNSRWIAEPLRLLDCCQETDGGVAIVVTTPERAKDLKHRPAVIEAAAQGAGADQFTMYSYYRDELGLPEMGLVGRQLWRQSGLTPADIQTAVIYDHFTPYTLLQLEELGFCGKGEAKDFIAGGAIEIGGKLPINTHGGQLGEAYIHGMNGIAEGVRQLRGTSVNQVDGVEHVLVTAGTGVPTSGLILG from the coding sequence GTGAGCCTGTCCGGAAAATCCGCCATCGTCGGTATCGGTGCCACGGACTTCTCGAAGAACTCCGGCCGCAGTGAGCTGAGGTTGGCTGCCGAAGCGGTGCTCGACGCCCTCGACGACGCCGGTCTGAAGCCATCTGATGTCGACGGGCTGGTGACCTTCACCATGGACTCCAATCTGGAGACCGCTGTTGCGAGGGCCACCGGCATCGGCGAGTTGACCTTCTTCAGCCAGATCGGGTACGGCGGTGGCGCTGCGGCGGCCACGGTGCAGCAGGCGGCTTTGGCGGTAGCCACCGGGGTGGCCGAAGTGGTGGTGGCGTATCGCGCATTCAACGAACGTTCGGAGTTCCGCTTCGGACAGGTGATGACCGGGCTGACCGTCAACGCGGACTCTCGCGGTGTGGAGTACAGCTGGTCCTACCCCCACGGTCTGAGCACGCCGGCTGCCTCGGTGGCGATGATCGCGCAGCGCTACATGCACGAATATGGCGCCACCAGTGCCGATTTCGGTGCAGTGTCAGTGGCTGACCGCAAGCACGCCGCGAACAACCCCAAGGCCCACTTCTACGGCAAGCCCATCACCATCGCCGACCATCAGAACTCGCGATGGATCGCCGAGCCGCTGCGGCTGCTGGACTGCTGCCAGGAAACCGACGGTGGGGTGGCCATTGTGGTCACCACGCCGGAGCGGGCCAAGGACCTCAAGCACCGGCCCGCCGTCATCGAAGCTGCCGCCCAGGGTGCTGGTGCCGATCAATTCACGATGTACTCCTATTACCGTGACGAGCTCGGACTGCCGGAGATGGGCTTGGTGGGACGCCAGTTGTGGAGGCAGAGCGGACTCACACCCGCCGACATCCAGACGGCCGTGATCTACGACCACTTCACGCCGTATACGCTGCTGCAACTCGAGGAACTCGGTTTCTGTGGCAAGGGCGAGGCCAAGGACTTCATTGCCGGTGGAGCCATCGAGATCGGCGGGAAACTACCGATCAACACCCACGGCGGGCAGCTCGGTGAGGCGTACATCCACGGGATGAACGGTATCGCCGAGGGGGTGCGGCAGCTGCGTGGTACGTCGGTGAACCAGGTCGACGGGGTCGAGCATGTGCTCGTCACGGCAGGCACCGGGGTTCCGACATCTGGTCTGATCCTGGGCTGA
- a CDS encoding MaoC family dehydratase, producing MSLTAQVGTKLPELKIYGDPTFIVSTAIATRDYQDVHHDRDKAQAKGSKDIFVNILTDTGLVGRYVTDWAGPNALVKSIKLRLGVPWYAYDTIIFSGEVTECDGDLVTLKVVGTNSLGEHVIATSTVALGAAQ from the coding sequence ATGAGCCTCACCGCGCAAGTGGGAACCAAACTGCCTGAGCTCAAGATCTACGGTGATCCCACCTTCATCGTCTCCACCGCCATCGCCACGCGCGATTACCAAGATGTGCACCATGACCGGGACAAGGCGCAGGCCAAGGGATCCAAGGACATCTTCGTCAACATCCTCACCGATACCGGCCTGGTGGGACGCTACGTAACCGATTGGGCCGGGCCGAACGCCTTGGTCAAGTCGATCAAGTTGCGCCTCGGTGTGCCGTGGTACGCCTACGACACCATCATCTTCAGTGGTGAGGTCACCGAGTGCGACGGCGATCTCGTCACGCTGAAAGTGGTGGGTACCAACAGTCTTGGCGAGCATGTAATTGCCACGTCCACCGTCGCGCTGGGAGCCGCGCAGTGA
- a CDS encoding bifunctional MaoC family dehydratase N-terminal/OB-fold nucleic acid binding domain-containing protein, with translation MSDLTAGISELLSSGRSKPTVGRDPVNQAMIHHWVDAIGDTNPIYVDDDAARAAGHDGIVAPPAMIQVWTMMGLGRSRAEDDPLGRAMKMFDDAGYVGVVATNCDQTYHRYLRPGEQVVMSAEIVSIVGPKQTALGEGYFINQKIHWHVGDEEVADMDWRIMKFLPAGKQAAAETASIPEDLDPDKLMRPSWSRDTKFFWDGVAAHELRIQKRPDGSLQHPPVPAVWQGKDADVDYLVASGNGTVFSYVVHHAPKVPGRSLPFVIALVELDEGVRMLGELRGVDVNQVKIGMPVSATYIDFPDSEVSPAWTLYAWEPQA, from the coding sequence GTGAGTGACCTGACGGCCGGCATCTCAGAGCTCCTGTCGTCCGGCCGCAGCAAGCCGACTGTCGGCCGGGATCCGGTGAACCAGGCCATGATCCACCACTGGGTGGATGCCATCGGCGACACCAATCCGATCTATGTCGACGATGACGCCGCCAGGGCGGCCGGTCATGACGGTATTGTGGCGCCGCCGGCGATGATTCAGGTCTGGACCATGATGGGTCTGGGTCGCAGCCGCGCAGAGGATGATCCGCTGGGGCGGGCCATGAAGATGTTCGACGACGCCGGGTATGTCGGCGTGGTCGCCACCAACTGCGACCAGACCTACCACCGATACCTGCGGCCGGGTGAGCAGGTGGTGATGAGCGCCGAGATCGTCAGCATCGTCGGACCCAAGCAGACGGCGCTGGGCGAGGGCTACTTCATCAACCAGAAGATCCACTGGCACGTCGGTGATGAAGAGGTCGCCGACATGGACTGGCGGATCATGAAATTCCTCCCGGCCGGTAAACAGGCTGCTGCTGAAACCGCCTCGATCCCTGAGGATCTCGATCCAGACAAGCTGATGCGGCCGTCGTGGTCGCGCGACACCAAGTTCTTCTGGGACGGTGTCGCCGCGCATGAACTGCGGATTCAGAAACGACCCGACGGTTCCTTGCAACACCCTCCGGTACCCGCGGTCTGGCAGGGGAAGGATGCCGACGTCGACTATCTCGTCGCCTCCGGCAACGGCACGGTGTTCAGCTACGTCGTGCATCACGCGCCCAAGGTGCCGGGGCGCAGCTTGCCGTTCGTCATCGCGCTTGTCGAACTCGATGAGGGCGTGCGCATGCTCGGCGAGCTCCGAGGAGTGGACGTCAACCAGGTGAAGATCGGAATGCCGGTCAGTGCAACGTACATCGACTTCCCGGACAGTGAAGTCAGCCCGGCCTGGACGCTGTATGCATGGGAGCCGCAAGCATGA
- the fadE29 gene encoding acyl-CoA dehydrogenase FadE29, whose product MYIELTPEQRALQAELRQYFSNLITSEEEEAMSGDRHNEAYRAVIKRMGTDGKLGVGWPKEYGGLGFGPVEQQIFVNEANRADVPLPLVTLQTVGPTLQVYGTEEQKKKFLPGILSGDIHFAIGYSEPEAGTDLASLRTTAVRHGDEFIVNGQKMWTTGAHDADYIWLAVRTDPEAAKHKGISILIVDTSDPGYSWTPIILSDGAHHTNASYYNDVRVPADMLVGEENGGWKLITTQLNHERVGLGPAGRVAGIYDRVRAWASKPGSDGVTPIEHDDVVRLLGQIKAIWRVNELLNWQVAASGDTIAVADAAATKVFSTERIQEVGRLAEEIVGKYGNPADPETGELLDWLDKMTKRNLVITFGGGVNEVMREMIAASGLKVPRVSR is encoded by the coding sequence ATGTACATCGAACTGACACCCGAACAGCGGGCACTGCAAGCCGAACTGCGGCAGTACTTCTCGAATCTCATCACCTCCGAGGAAGAGGAGGCGATGAGCGGTGACCGGCACAACGAGGCGTATCGTGCGGTGATCAAACGCATGGGCACCGACGGCAAGCTCGGTGTCGGCTGGCCCAAGGAGTATGGCGGCCTCGGCTTCGGTCCGGTGGAACAGCAGATCTTCGTCAACGAGGCCAACCGGGCCGACGTGCCGCTGCCCCTGGTGACCCTGCAGACCGTGGGGCCCACCCTCCAGGTGTACGGCACCGAGGAGCAGAAGAAGAAGTTCTTGCCCGGAATCCTCTCCGGTGACATTCATTTCGCGATCGGCTACTCAGAACCCGAGGCCGGGACCGACCTGGCGTCGCTGCGGACAACCGCGGTGCGCCACGGCGACGAGTTCATCGTCAACGGTCAGAAGATGTGGACCACCGGCGCCCATGACGCCGACTACATCTGGCTGGCGGTGCGCACCGACCCGGAAGCCGCCAAGCACAAGGGCATCTCGATCCTCATCGTCGACACCTCGGATCCGGGGTACTCCTGGACCCCGATCATCCTCTCGGACGGGGCACACCACACCAACGCGTCCTACTACAACGACGTGCGGGTGCCCGCCGACATGCTGGTCGGTGAGGAGAACGGCGGCTGGAAGCTCATCACCACCCAGCTCAACCACGAGCGTGTCGGCCTCGGCCCCGCAGGTCGCGTCGCCGGCATCTACGACCGCGTGCGGGCGTGGGCCTCCAAGCCCGGCTCGGACGGCGTCACACCCATCGAGCACGACGACGTGGTGCGGCTGCTGGGCCAGATCAAGGCGATCTGGCGGGTCAACGAACTGCTCAACTGGCAGGTGGCCGCTTCGGGGGACACCATCGCTGTTGCCGATGCCGCTGCCACCAAAGTGTTTTCGACCGAGCGTATCCAAGAAGTCGGCAGGCTGGCCGAGGAGATCGTCGGTAAATACGGCAATCCGGCAGACCCGGAAACTGGTGAGCTGCTTGACTGGCTGGACAAGATGACCAAGCGCAATCTGGTCATCACGTTCGGCGGAGGTGTGAACGAAGTGATGCGGGAGATGATCGCGGCGTCGGGGCTCAAGGTTCCGAGGGTCTCCAGGTGA
- a CDS encoding acyl-CoA dehydrogenase family protein: protein MDFTPDEGQQAVADVVTSVLDRDNSWEALVSGGVTALGVPDRVGGDGVGLAEIATALTEIGRHGTISPALATLGATAVLLDAATDSQQDRYLAGVPKGAVLTLALNEPGASLPERPAVALSAGRLNGTKIAVGYAAQADWVVVTTDSGVVVIPGSADGLTVTKTPASNGSDEYVLTFVDVAVDDADVLGGATVARVNQLALAAIGAFAAGLVAGALRLTADYVATREQFGRPLSTFQTVAAQLSEVYIASRTISLVSTSAVWLLAEGFDADEDLAVLGYWLTSQAAPAMRLCHHLHGGMGMDITYPMDRYYSSIKDLTRVLGGPSHRLDLVGV, encoded by the coding sequence ATGGACTTCACCCCCGATGAGGGTCAGCAGGCCGTCGCTGACGTGGTGACGTCGGTGCTGGATCGCGACAACAGCTGGGAGGCACTGGTTTCCGGAGGTGTCACGGCACTCGGTGTGCCGGACCGCGTCGGGGGCGATGGCGTGGGACTCGCCGAGATCGCCACGGCCCTGACCGAGATCGGCAGGCACGGCACCATCAGCCCGGCGCTGGCCACTCTCGGTGCCACCGCGGTGCTGCTCGACGCGGCCACCGACAGTCAGCAAGACCGCTACCTGGCAGGTGTGCCGAAGGGTGCGGTGCTGACGCTGGCGCTCAACGAGCCGGGAGCATCCCTGCCCGAACGTCCCGCCGTCGCACTGTCGGCAGGCCGGCTCAACGGCACCAAGATCGCCGTCGGGTATGCGGCCCAAGCAGACTGGGTCGTGGTCACCACCGACAGCGGTGTGGTGGTGATCCCCGGCAGTGCGGACGGTCTGACTGTCACCAAGACTCCCGCCTCCAACGGCTCCGACGAATACGTGTTGACTTTCGTCGACGTGGCCGTGGATGACGCCGATGTGCTCGGGGGCGCCACGGTGGCCCGGGTCAACCAACTGGCCCTGGCCGCGATCGGCGCCTTCGCCGCAGGTCTGGTGGCCGGCGCGCTGCGCCTGACCGCCGATTACGTGGCCACCAGGGAACAGTTCGGCAGGCCGTTGTCCACGTTCCAGACGGTGGCGGCTCAGCTGTCCGAGGTGTACATCGCTTCGCGCACCATCTCGCTGGTGTCCACTTCGGCGGTGTGGTTGCTTGCCGAGGGCTTCGACGCCGACGAGGACCTGGCCGTCCTGGGGTACTGGCTGACCTCGCAGGCGGCCCCGGCCATGCGGCTGTGTCACCACCTGCACGGCGGCATGGGCATGGACATCACCTACCCGATGGACCGCTACTACTCGTCGATCAAGGATCTGACCCGGGTGCTCGGAGGCCCGTCGCACCGGTTGGATCTGGTGGGAGTCTGA
- a CDS encoding cytochrome P450: MHTPTSSPIPADFDFLDANLNLERLPVEELAELRKSEPIHWVDVPGGTGGFGDKGYWLVTKHADVKDVSKRNDVFGSSPDGAIPVWPQGMERSAIDLQKAVLLNMDAPQHTRLRKIISRGFTPRAVGRLEDELRERAHKIAEAAAAEGAGDFVEQVSCELPLQAIAGLLGVPQEDRDKLFRWSNEMTAGEDPEYADIDPAMSSFELITYAMKMAEERAKNPTEDIVTTLIEADIEGEKLSDDEFGFFVVMLAVAGNETTRNSITHGMIAFSQHPEQWELYKKERPATAADEIVRWATPVSAFQRTALEDTELSGVQIKKGERVVMSYRSANFDEEVFENPHDFDITRNPNPHVGFGGTGAHYCIGANLAKMTINLIFNAVADAMPDLKPVGEPERLMSGWLNGIKHWQVDYTGKGA; the protein is encoded by the coding sequence ATGCACACCCCAACGTCCAGCCCGATCCCCGCCGATTTCGACTTCCTCGACGCGAATCTGAATCTCGAGCGTCTGCCAGTCGAGGAACTCGCCGAACTCCGTAAGTCCGAGCCTATCCACTGGGTTGACGTCCCGGGCGGAACGGGCGGATTCGGTGACAAGGGCTACTGGCTGGTCACCAAACATGCCGACGTCAAAGACGTCTCCAAGCGCAACGACGTCTTCGGTAGCTCGCCGGACGGTGCCATCCCGGTCTGGCCCCAGGGGATGGAACGCTCGGCGATCGACCTGCAGAAGGCGGTCCTGCTGAACATGGACGCGCCTCAGCACACGCGGCTGCGCAAGATCATCTCGCGTGGTTTCACCCCACGGGCCGTCGGCCGGCTCGAAGATGAGCTGCGAGAGCGCGCTCACAAGATTGCCGAGGCGGCGGCCGCGGAGGGCGCAGGAGACTTCGTCGAGCAGGTGTCGTGCGAGTTGCCGCTGCAGGCCATCGCAGGCCTACTGGGGGTGCCGCAAGAAGACCGCGACAAGTTGTTCCGCTGGTCCAATGAGATGACCGCGGGCGAGGACCCCGAATACGCCGACATCGACCCGGCCATGTCCTCTTTCGAGCTCATCACCTATGCGATGAAGATGGCCGAGGAGCGCGCCAAGAACCCCACCGAGGACATCGTCACCACGCTGATCGAGGCCGACATCGAGGGTGAGAAACTCTCCGACGACGAGTTCGGCTTCTTCGTCGTCATGCTCGCGGTGGCCGGCAACGAGACCACCCGCAACTCCATCACCCACGGCATGATCGCGTTCTCCCAGCACCCCGAGCAGTGGGAGCTGTACAAGAAGGAGCGCCCCGCCACCGCAGCAGACGAGATCGTCCGCTGGGCCACCCCCGTCTCGGCGTTCCAGCGCACCGCCCTCGAGGACACCGAGCTCTCCGGAGTGCAGATCAAAAAAGGCGAGCGTGTCGTGATGTCGTACCGCTCGGCCAACTTCGACGAAGAGGTCTTCGAGAACCCCCATGATTTCGACATCACCCGCAACCCCAACCCCCACGTCGGGTTCGGCGGCACCGGGGCGCACTACTGCATCGGCGCCAACCTCGCGAAGATGACCATCAATCTGATATTCAACGCGGTGGCCGACGCCATGCCGGACCTCAAGCCCGTCGGCGAGCCGGAGCGGCTGATGTCGGGATGGCTGAACGGAATCAAGCACTGGCAGGTGGATTACACGGGTAAGGGCGCCTGA
- a CDS encoding steroid 3-ketoacyl-CoA thiolase: MGTPVIVEATRSPIGKRGGWLSGLHATELLGATQRALVEKAGIDAAIVEQVIGGCVTQFGEQSNNITRVGWLVAGLPDHVGAMTVDCQCGSGQQANGLIAGLIAAGAIDVGIACGIEAMSRVGLGANAGPDRSLIRPASWDIDLPDQFTAAERIAKRRGISREDIDQFGFDSQLKAKQAWAEGRFDREISGIEAPVLDENKQPTSDRHIVSKDQGLRDTTLEGLASLKPVLEGGIHTAGTSSQISDGAAAVLWMDEQKAKALGLKPRARIVSQALIGAEPYYHLDGPVQSTTRVLEKAGMKIGDIDITEINEAFASVVLSWARVHEPDMDTVNVNGGAIALGHPVGSTGSRLITTALHELERTDKTTALITMCAGGALSTGTIIERI; this comes from the coding sequence ATGGGTACCCCTGTCATCGTCGAAGCCACCCGCAGCCCCATCGGCAAGCGCGGCGGCTGGCTGTCCGGACTGCACGCCACCGAGCTCCTGGGAGCCACCCAGAGGGCACTCGTCGAGAAAGCCGGCATCGACGCAGCCATCGTCGAGCAGGTCATCGGCGGCTGCGTCACCCAGTTCGGCGAGCAGTCCAACAACATCACCCGCGTCGGGTGGCTGGTGGCAGGTCTCCCCGATCACGTCGGCGCCATGACCGTCGACTGCCAGTGCGGCAGCGGTCAGCAGGCCAACGGCCTGATCGCCGGACTGATCGCGGCGGGGGCGATCGACGTGGGCATCGCCTGCGGCATCGAGGCCATGAGCCGCGTGGGCCTGGGCGCCAATGCGGGCCCCGACCGCAGCCTCATCCGCCCGGCCTCGTGGGACATCGACCTGCCTGACCAGTTCACCGCCGCGGAGCGAATTGCCAAGCGGCGCGGAATCTCCCGCGAAGACATCGATCAGTTCGGGTTCGATTCGCAGCTCAAGGCCAAGCAGGCCTGGGCCGAAGGCCGCTTCGATCGCGAGATCAGCGGTATCGAGGCCCCGGTGCTCGACGAGAACAAGCAACCCACGAGTGATCGTCACATCGTGAGCAAGGACCAGGGCCTGCGCGACACCACGCTCGAGGGGTTGGCGTCGCTGAAGCCGGTGCTGGAGGGGGGAATTCATACGGCGGGCACCTCATCGCAGATCTCCGATGGGGCGGCGGCGGTGCTCTGGATGGACGAGCAGAAGGCGAAGGCCCTCGGCCTGAAGCCCCGCGCGCGCATCGTCAGCCAGGCACTCATCGGCGCAGAGCCGTACTACCATCTCGACGGCCCGGTGCAGTCGACAACCAGGGTGCTGGAGAAAGCGGGCATGAAGATCGGCGACATCGACATCACCGAGATCAACGAGGCCTTCGCATCTGTGGTGCTGTCATGGGCACGGGTGCACGAGCCGGACATGGACACCGTCAACGTCAACGGCGGGGCCATCGCACTGGGCCACCCGGTGGGCAGCACCGGCAGCCGACTGATCACCACCGCCCTGCACGAACTCGAGCGCACCGACAAGACCACCGCACTGATCACAATGTGTGCCGGCGGCGCATTGAGCACCGGCACCATCATCGAGCGGATCTAG
- a CDS encoding nitroreductase family deazaflavin-dependent oxidoreductase, whose product MATAPRALNSKHTGTFIKWMSRANTWIFKKTGGRFGDKFLRGAPVGILTTIGRKSGEARESPLLFLQEGKRIVLVASQGGRANNPMWYLNLKSNPAITFRTKKETLSLLAREATDSERDQYWPKLDAMYPDFANYRSYTDRKIPIVICDPVNT is encoded by the coding sequence ATGGCCACTGCGCCTCGCGCACTGAACTCCAAGCACACCGGCACCTTCATCAAATGGATGTCGCGGGCCAACACCTGGATCTTCAAGAAGACGGGCGGCCGTTTCGGTGACAAGTTCCTGCGCGGCGCCCCGGTGGGCATCCTGACCACCATCGGCCGCAAGAGCGGTGAGGCCAGGGAGAGCCCGCTGCTCTTCCTACAGGAGGGCAAGCGCATCGTTCTCGTCGCCTCGCAGGGTGGCCGCGCCAACAACCCGATGTGGTATCTGAACCTCAAGTCCAACCCCGCGATCACCTTCCGGACCAAGAAGGAAACACTGTCCCTACTCGCGCGCGAGGCCACCGACTCCGAGCGTGACCAGTACTGGCCGAAGCTGGATGCGATGTATCCGGACTTCGCGAATTACCGGTCCTACACCGACCGCAAGATTCCCATCGTCATCTGCGACCCGGTGAATACTTAG
- a CDS encoding DUF732 domain-containing protein, which translates to MRGVRMAVLAAGAALSLTLAPTASADPDEAFADQLHTFGIYGQKDFNAWIGKIMCKRLRNGHDADAFASAKFVHDQLQKGSTTDQAWQFVGAGIPIYCPDQLFVLQAAADRKN; encoded by the coding sequence ATGCGTGGAGTACGGATGGCGGTGCTGGCTGCGGGCGCTGCGCTCAGCCTCACCCTTGCCCCGACGGCCAGTGCCGATCCCGATGAGGCGTTTGCCGACCAGTTGCACACCTTCGGGATCTACGGGCAGAAGGACTTCAACGCCTGGATCGGCAAGATCATGTGCAAGCGGCTGCGTAACGGTCATGACGCGGACGCGTTCGCCTCGGCGAAGTTCGTCCACGACCAGTTGCAGAAGGGCAGCACCACCGATCAGGCGTGGCAGTTCGTGGGCGCCGGCATTCCGATCTACTGCCCGGACCAGCTGTTCGTCCTGCAAGCCGCCGCCGATCGGAAGAACTGA
- a CDS encoding DUF5078 domain-containing protein — MRRYLTLVPAVAAAITLAAPAAADATDEYPIPSRMLKTTCTVDQYMAAVRDTDPVYYERYIIDYNNKSPDVQKWTRDRISWFFSMDYAGRRAYSEETATNAFYETLAWNWPNWAKLFFNNKGVVAHGTDVCMTYPPVDPTVWTW; from the coding sequence ATGCGCCGCTACCTGACCCTCGTACCTGCGGTCGCCGCGGCGATCACCCTGGCCGCCCCGGCGGCTGCTGATGCCACCGATGAGTATCCGATTCCCAGCCGCATGCTCAAGACCACCTGCACGGTGGATCAGTACATGGCCGCTGTCCGCGATACCGATCCGGTGTACTACGAGCGCTACATCATCGACTACAACAACAAGTCCCCTGATGTGCAGAAGTGGACTCGTGACCGGATCAGCTGGTTCTTCTCGATGGACTACGCGGGCCGTCGGGCGTACTCGGAGGAGACGGCCACCAACGCCTTCTACGAGACGCTGGCCTGGAACTGGCCCAACTGGGCCAAGCTGTTCTTCAACAACAAAGGCGTCGTCGCCCACGGCACCGACGTCTGCATGACCTACCCACCCGTCGACCCCACCGTCTGGACCTGGTAG